Genomic window (Acidobacteriota bacterium):
GAACAGTTTCTGGAGATGATTATTTCAAAGTTAGCTCTGGAGCCAAGTTTGATAAAAAATCATCCTGAATACGATTCGTTACGAAATTATGCGGTTATTGCCGCTTAGTTTTGTCCGAACCATTGGTAAATAATATTGCCTGAGCGCGAAAAAGCCTGTGACAAGGGTGGCAGCGATTTTCCGCGCTTGTATAATCACTTCTATATTTCACCACCAAAAAGGAGCAAGCAATATGCAACAGAGAAAATTGGGCACACAGGGGCTTGTGGTTTCCGAACAGGGGTTGGGTTGTATGGGGATGTCGGAATTTTATGGCAGCCTCGATGAGAACGAATCGATTGCGACGATTCAGCGTGCCATTGAACTGGGACTGAATTTTTTTGACACCTCTGATATGTACGGGCCTTACACCAATGAAGTGCTGGTCGGTAAAACCATTGCCGACCGTCGCGACAAGGTCATCATCGCGACGAAATTCGGCATTCAGCGCGATGGCGAAAACAATACAGTGCGCAGCATCAATGGTCGCCCCGAATATGTGCGCGCGGCGTGCGACGCTTCGCTGCAACGTCTCGGCATTGATTGCATTGACCTCTATTATCAACACCGCGTTGACCCGAAAGTACCCATCGAAGAAACCGTTGGCGCGATGGCGGAACTCGTGAGCGCCGGCAAGGTGCGCTATTTAGGACTTTCAGAAGCCGCGCCGCAAACCATTCGTCGAGCGCACGCCGTGCATCCGATTAGCGCGTTGCAGACTGAGTATTCATTGTGGAGCCGCGACCCCGAAGCAGAGATTTTGCAAACCGTGCGCCAACTCGGCATCGGCTTTGTGGCTTACAGCCCGCTCGGACGCGGATTTTTGACCGGACAAATTAAACGTTTCGATGACCTCGAAGCTACCGATTACCGGCGTTATTCGCCGCGCTTTCAAGGCGAAAATTTCCAGAAAAATCTTGAACTCGTCGAGCGCGTAAAAGCCTTAGCCGAAGCCAAAGGCATCACCGCTTCACAACTGGCGCTCGCCTGGGTGCTGGCGCAAGGCGACGATATTGTGCCGATACCGGGAACCAAACGCCGCCAATACCTCGAAGAAAATATTGCTGCCTCGGAGGTGAAATTGACCGCAACCGATTTGGCAGAGATTGAAGCGGTCTTCCCGAAAGACGCGGCTCAGGGATTGCGCTACCCCGAAGCGTTCATGAAATCGGTCAATCTGTAATTCAGTAGGCAGAAGGCAGAAGGCAGTAGGCAGCTCTTCATGATTTATAGCTATAAGTTTTTGAGTGTAGATATTTTTTATTTGAATTTACTTTACTTCAAAAACATTGGAAACTTTTTCCTTTAACTGCCTACTGCCTACTGCCTACTTATTCTCTTATGAGTTTGCGACTCAAATTCATTGCTTATCTGATTATCATTCATCTGCTGTTTGCCGGAGTGGCGATTTATCTGCTTTTGCAAAATCGCATCTGGCTTTTGGCGGTCGAAGCGGTCTTTGTGATTTCGCTGCTCATCGGCATTGCGATTATTAAAAATTTCTTTGGCACCATCGAACTCATCAATACCGGCGCGCAATTTTTAAGTGACAGCGATTTTACCGCGCGGTTTCGCGAAGTCGGGCAAAAAGAACTCGACCAACTCATTCACATCTACAATCGCATGATTGACCACCTGCGCGATGAACGCATCAAATTGCAGGAGCAGAATTATTTTCTCGATAAAATCATGAAGGCTTCGCCCTCAGGCATTATCACTTTCGATTTCGATAAACGCATCGCTATGGTGAATCCTTGCGCTGAGCAGATGTTGCAATCCGCGACGGCGAATCTCCTGGGCAAAAAACTCAATGAAATTCAGACGCCGTTTACCGATGAACTCGATGAATTGAGCATCGGTGAAGCGCGGGTGATGAATTTAACCGGCAGGCGGCGCATCAAATGTCAACGGTCGCAATTTCTGGATAGAGGGTTTACCCGCGATTTTATTTTAATGGAAGAACTCACAGAGGAATTGCGCCAATCGGAAAAGACCGCTTATGAAAAACTGATTCGCCTGATGAGCCACGAAGTCAATAACTCGGTAGGCTCGGCAAATTCGCTGCTGCATTCCTGTTTGCTCTATAAAGACCAACTCGCGGAAGATGACCGCAGAGATTTTGAAACGGCGTTAAGCGTGGTGATTTCGCGCACCGACCAACTCAACCGCTTTATGAAAAGTTTCGCCGATGTGGTGCGGCTCAGCGAGCCGCATCGCGCCGTGTGCGATGTCGTCCAACTGGTAAAAGGCATCACGGTTTTTATGCGCGAAGATTTGGCGCGCCGCCACATCAAATTGAACTGGGAAATGCAAACGCCGATAGCAGACATTGCGCTTGACCGCACGCAGATGGAGCAGGTTTTCGTCAATGTTTTGAAAAATGCGATGGAAGCGATTGGCGAGCGCGGCGTTATTACGATTCGCACAGGCATGGCAGCCGGTCGCTGGTTCATTGCCATCGAAGATACGGGAAGCGGCATTGCGCCCGAAGTGCAATCACAATTGTTCACGCCGTTTTTCAGCACCAAAGAGAATGGACAAGGCATAGGACTTACGATGGTGCAGGAAATTTTGGATAATCACCGGTTCGATTTTTCGTTGGTAAGCGAACCGGGCAAAGCGACACAGTTTACGATTTGGTTTTAGATGATTCGCACCTGACGACAACTGATTGTGACACTTCAGAAAGTGTCACAACCCACCATACTCCGATTACTCGACTATTGTAAGCTTTCCGGGCAGGCAGCCGGAAACCATCTCGGCGCTGCCGGAGGATAGTGTGCCAAGTGTTTACAACCTCAAGCCTGCTTTTCAGAGTTGTCTGAGACCCGCAGCTCGCTGGCTCGCGCGGCATTCCATCACCGCCAATGAGGTGACCGTTGCGGCGGTGATGATTTCCTCAATTCAAGGGGCGTTCATTGTGTGGCAACCGGCAGTTGCGTGGCCGTTAATCCTGATGCCGGTGACGCTCTTTATCCGCCTGTCGCTTAATGCGATTGATGGCATACTGGCGCGTGAGCACGGTTTGGCAAGCAATCTTGGCGTCGTACTCAACGAATTCGGCGACCTCGCATCGGACATGATGCTCTACCTCCCGCTTGCCCTTGTGCCGGAAGTGTCGACGCCCCTCCTGGTTGTTGTCGTCTGTCTGGCACTGGTAAGCGAGGCGATGGGGTTAGTCGCTTTACAGATTAGCGGGGCGCGAGGCAATGAAGGTCCAATGGGTAAGAGCGACCGTGCAGTGCTATTTGGTGCGCTCGCTTTCGCGCTTGGACTTGGGGTCGCGTCACAGGCTTGGAGTACCGGGCTGTTAATTCTCACGATGATGTTGCTCATCGCGACGATTGCAAACCGCGCCGGTAGCGCATTGCGGCGTGCAAAGCGAACCCGGAAAAATTGTATTTAGGTTTGGGGGCTGAAATTTTCCTGTTGATTTTTTAAAACAGGATGGCTTCGTGGAAATCGCCATGTCACCATCAGCAGCACTTGCAAGCGACATCTTTCGTTTCTTCGCGATTCTCACGACGAGTCTCATCGTGAGTGGCGGGGTGAGTTTGGCTATTCTCAGGTTTGGCTTCTCAAAAAATGTCTCACAAGCCTGGAATGCCTATCTCGGCTGGGTTGCAATGGTGCCGGTCATTGGCGCGAGTCTGCTGGCAGGGCGCGTTGTGGCAATCGGTTTTTTCGCGATAATCGCTATCTTTGCGTTCACCGAATATGCTCGCGCAACTGGTCTGCATCGCGACTTTGTCATGACATTAATTAGCCTTGCCGGGATTGTCGGTCTGGGAATTGCCGCTCTGGCGCGCGACCCGGCAACCGGCGCTTCCGGCTGGTACGGGCTTTTTATGACTGTGCCGGTCTTGGTATGTGCAGCACTGATGCTCGCGGCAATTTTGCGAAACCAGCCCGAAGGGCAGTTAAAGATCGTTGCGCTATCGCTCTTCGGATTTCTCTATATCGGGTGGATGTTCGCACACATTCTATTTCTAACCAATACGCGCAACCCTTACGGCTATTTGCTCTATCTGCTCTTCGCCGTTGAACTCAATGATATTGCCGCATTCGTCTGCGGCAAGCTTTTTGGTCGCCGACCGCTCTGCACGAATGTGAGCCCGGGAAAGACCCGCGAAGGGGCGTTTGGCGCAGTCGTCATCTCAGCGTTGTTCCCGCTCACTGTGCGCTTCGCGTTACCGGATTTCTCAATGTTGGAATGTGTCCTCGCCGGTTTAATCGTTGGCATTGGCGGACACCTTGGCGATCTTTCAATCAGTGTTATTAAACGCGACCTTGGGATAAAGGACATGGGGACGCTCATTCGCGGTCACGGAGGTATCCTTGACCGTATCGACAGTTTGCTCTACACCGCACCGCTTTTTTTCCATTTCACACGCTACACACACGGCTGGTAATGGAGGCATGAGCAGATGGATTGGAACTATGCAATCGTCACAGACAGCAATCGCTCCTTGGTTGAGCGACTCAAAACCTGTAGACGAAAATCTGACTCACTTGTCTATGCCGCACGCCTCATCATAGCGGTGGCGATTCGCATCGCTTTAAGACTCTATAACCGCTTCGACATTGTCGGTCGCGAACATCTTCCCCGCGATGGTTCATTCGTGCTGGTGGCGAATCACGCGAGCCATCTTGACGCTGTTGCGCTCCTTGCCGCGCTACCATTGCGGTCGCTGCACTCAGCCTATCCGCTTGCGGCGCGCGATTACTTTTGTGCGAATCGTTTGCGTCTTGCCCTCACTACGATTATTGCGAATGTGATGTTGTTTGACCGTGACGCCAGGGGGAAGCAGACGTTGAAACTCTGCCAACAGATGCTCGCGAAACCAAACAACATTTTCTTGATATTCCCGGAGGGCACGCGCTCAATAGATGGTCGCATTGGCAGGTTCAGGCGCGGCGTCGGTTTGCTGCTTGCAGGCACCGCTTACCGAGTCGTGCCTTGCTACCTTGATGGGACAGGCAGAGCCTTACCTAAAGGAGCCTGGATTCCTCGTCCTGAGCGAATACGACTGACCATCGGAGAAGCGCGCACCTATGAGCGAATCGAGCAGACGGACGACGGTGCGCTCCGGGTTTGCGCAGACCTTCGTAGCGCGGTTCTCGCGCTCTCATCCGAAAACTGGTTGCCTGCGACGCAACCCATCTCACAGGAGTTCAATCGATGATCAATACCCGGACACCCTCCGACACAATTTCCGAAATTACGCCGACCGAGCATTCAATGACGCTTGCGGATGGCACAGAATTGTTCTACCGGGCGTGGATTTCACGGCAACCAACACCGAAATCGCTCATCCTTTTTCACAGAGGGCACGAGCATTCGGGTCGGCTGGAAGATGTTGTGCGAGACCTTCGACTGGGCGATGTTGATGTCTTTGCCTGGGATGCACGTGGTCACGGACACTCTTTCGGCGCGCGCGGTTATGCGCCGAGTTTTGGTCGCTTCGCGAAAGATATGGACGATTTTGTTCAGCACATTTCGCAAACCTACGGGAAGCGACTTGAAGACATGATTGTTCTTGGACACAGCGTAAGCGCGGTAATGGTTGCCGCCTGGATTCACGACTATGCCCCGCCTGTGCGCGCGATGATTATGGTGACGCCTGCGCTACGTGTAAGACTCTATGTGCCCTTCGCGCGTTTTATGCTGCGCCTGATGCACAGGCTCATTCGACGCCGCACTTTGTATGTGTCGAGTTATGTCAAAGGGCGTTTGCTGACGCATGACCGAAAGGAAGCGCGCCGCTACGACAACGACCCACTAATCTCGCGCAGGATTGCCGTGAACGTTCTGCTTGGATTGCACGATACGGCAATGCGTCTAATCGCCGATGCCGGCGCAATCCAAACTCCTGTACTGATGCTTGCGGGCGGCGCAGACTATGTGGTGTCGCTTTCAGCCGAATGCCAGTTTTTTGACCGGCTCGGCTCACAGGAAAAGCGTATGCGCGTCTTCGCTGGGATGTACCACGACATCCTGCATGAGAAGGATCGGCAATCTGTCCTTGATGAAATCCATCGCTTCATTCATACCTCCTTTGCCCGCCAGGAAGTGCCACGCAGCGATGCAGAGGTGACGACTACTCGCGACGAATATGAACGATTGCAAAGACCGCTGCCTGGGTTTTCGCTGCGGCGTTTCTGGTTCGCAACGCAACGCGCATTCATGAAGACTTACGGCAGGCTCAGCAAAGGGATTCGACTCGGCTGGCAGATGGGGTTCGATTCAGGCCAGTCGCTCGATTATATCTACGAAAATCGCGCACGCGGCTCATTGCTCATCGGACGCCTTATAGACTGGTTTTACCTCAACAATTCTGCCTGGGTAGGCATTCGTCAGCGTAAAGCGAATCTTCAAAAATTGCTGCATGAGTCTATCGAGCGAGTGAGCGAATCGGGCACGCAGATATACATTCTCGATGTCGCAACTGGACAAGGACGGTATGTGCTCGAAACTCTCGCAATACTCGATGCTCAAAATATGACGGCTAAATTGCGGGATTATAGGGATGAGAATATTGAGGCAGGTCGCGCGCTTGCAGCGCAGTTTGGTTTAAAAGGGGTTACCTTTGAAAAGGCAGACGCTTTCGACGATGCATCTTACGCTGCGCTCGACCCGCACCCGAACATTGCAATTGTTTCGGGATTATTTGAACTTTTCGCAGATAACGCATTGGTGCGGCGATGTCTTCGGGGAATCGCCTCAACGATGGAAGAAGGCGGCTATCTCATCTATACGAATCAGCCGTGGCATCCTCAGATTGAGATGATTGCGCGCGTATTGACGAATCGTAATGGCGAACCTTGGGTCATGCGGCGTCGCACGCAATGGGAACTTGATGAACTTGTACGCGAAGCAGGTTTCAGGAAAATCAGAACAGCGGTCGGCGGTAGAGGAATCTTCACGGTGTCAATCGCGCAGCGAGACCGCAAAAGCCCGTAGGATGAAAAAACAGCAAACGCATTTTGTGTGCGGTCAGCAATCGGGCTTGCCGCACATTCATTCGCAAATCGTTATCGGCAGTAATTCGCTTTTGCCGGTTGAACGGAATGCCACGCAATTTTATTGATGAATTCTTGAGTTGCTTATTGCCAGGCAAGGGAGGCGAGACCTGCTGCGCCTGCGAGATGGTCGAACCAGACCGGCGCGTCTTCCAAATCCAGACCGAATTCCGAAACGTCCACAAGGCGCGGGCGATTTTCCAGCGCATCGCTGATGGCGTTTTGCGCTTCGCCTAAATCAATATTGCCGATAACCAAAACGCTTTCAAGATAGGGCGCGGTTCCCGACGAGCTTGCCATTTTTTCGCGGTAATAGAGGGCAAAGCGGTGTAAATCGTCGGTGCGTGATTCCGGTTCGCAAACATAATTGCGCACCAGAACGGGTTCGCCATGACTTAAAACAACAGCGGTAAATCCCGAACGGTTAGCCGAAACCAGCATTTTATCGCCCGGCGATTTATCCATCATCAACCATTGAATTTCGCCCATATGTCGCGGCAGCATCAGTCCAACCTGCCAGCCCAGTTGATTGAAAACAATTTCGTATTCATTGAGCACGGCGTGACGGGCGACCGCAACCAGGTAACGTTCCTGTTTGCTATCCTGATGCAGTTTTTGCCGACTGATGAAAAGTTCTGTAGCGGGCGTGCCGATGAGCCGTTCGATTTTCCAGGACATGATTTCGTTGAGTTCTTTGCGGCTCGCGGGTTTGCTCTCTAAGTTGACCACCAAAGAACGCGCTGCGCCTTCCGGTAGCGCCAGACTCCACTGCTTTTTATTTGCCAGCCCCGCGGCTTCGGCGGTTTGTCCAATCAGTGAAGCGAGCGTGTGGGGGTCGTGAATGTTGGTCAAATCAAAATTCGGGGTCACCAGACCTTCAGGTATTGGCGACACGGCGCTTGAAGCGATGCCAAAACCCCGACGCACGCGGCGCAAATCCACGACCACGAAATTGTTATCAACGAATCCGCCAGCCGTGTGCGGAACTCTCGGCGCTAAAAAATATCTCTGTATTGCTGATGCCATGTTTTCGGAGTGAAATTTAGAAATTTATAAACCAATCAATAGTCGCTATAAGCCTTGCCGTCTGAACTTTCGCCGCTTGCCGAACTGAAAACATCAACGACGCCGGTGCCGCCGGTTCGCGAAATGGTGTCTTCGTCGGTTTCAACTTTCCAATCGGCTTCGCCGGTTATCGGGTCAATCGGAACTTCGCGAAGATAACCGGCGCTGACCAAATCTTCGAGCGATTGCGGCAAGGCTTCTTTGTCGGCAGCATACTGGTCTATGGCTTTGCGCATATCGTGGAGGTCTTGTTTAAGGACGGTTTCGCGGGCGTGTATCTGCAACTTCTGATAGTTGACCACACCGATTGCCGCGAGGATAACGATAATCGTCATCACAATGACCAATTCGAGCATGGTAAAACCGGATGCGCCGGTAGTCGGTCGCCGGTCGCCGGTCGCCAGTAGTTGCTTTTGTGGACTTACTAAATTTTTAATCTTTTCGTAAAACTTCATAACCTATACATCGATTGTCCGTTTACTTATTTCAAGAAAGCGCGCGAGGTCAAAGACCGCTTGCTCAACAGAAAATTGCACTATGCTTCTGACCAGGTTGCATGCTGGTCTCAGACCAACGAAGCGGTATTCCAATTACCAGTCTTTATACTTCGTGCCGTTTAATGCTGTGTCATCACTTGTCGTATAAACATCGAAAACATCTTCGCCGCCCCAAGAGGTCGAATCGGGTTCATCTTTGTAAGATTTCATGCCCCATTCGGCTTTGCCGGTCATCGGGTCAATCGGCAAACGACGCAAGAAGCGTATGCGATTGCCGGTTGTGCCAACCGTATTTGCCGGGATGAAGCCTTCGACGAGAATTTCCAGATTTTTCGGATAATAGCTATCGGTCTTCCACTCAATCGGAATGGCATTCCGGTTAAGTTCGGCAAAACGTTTGTAGGCATCAATCGCCTGACGCAATTGTCGCAGATTCAACCGCAATTCACTTTCACGTTCACGTTTGACGGAATTGCGAACCAGCGGAATCGTGACGCTCGTCAAAATCGAAAGAATCGTGATGGTGATGATGAGTTCAAGTAGGGTGAAGCCCTTTGATTGCGGATTGCGGATTGCGGATTGTTGCAATTGCGGATTGCGGATTGCAGATTGTGGATTGCTGGAAAAATTTTTCACAATCAAATTCAAAAAACTATTTGTTGCTTTCGTCATCATAACTTCAAATTCACTTTATCAAATTCAAAATCAACAATCCGCAATCCGCAATTCGCAATTTGTTTAGCGTACTTCAACCTGGGTTGATTGGAACTTCAACGATGCCACCTGTCCGCTGCCTGTGCGAATGAAGGTTTGCGCTTCATTCAACTGTAAGGGGGATTGTCCCTGTCCTTTGACATTAAAAATCAACAGCAACAGCATGCCGCGCGCCGGTACGCCTGCGGTTGCGCCCTGCCGACTCATCTGCACATTCAACACCCCGTTGTCAGCGGTGAATTGAATATCAGGTGTGCCGCTTCCCGAACGCAACAACCCGCCATCGCGGACGCTTTTTACTTCCAAAATATTGGGGTCGAAATTCAATGACAGATTCGCCGACGAAATTGTTGAATTGCCGCTCAGGTTGATTGCCACATAGAGGTCTTGCCCACGGGTGGCAAGGGTTCCCGCGCTTCGCACCGTAACCGTAATGGGACTCTGATCGCTTGAACCTGCCGCTTGTCCGGCTTGCGGCGTATCCGCATCGTCATCATCATCGTCGTCATCATTGAGATTGCCGCCTTTATCATTGGCTGGCGGTACTTTGTCGAGCGGTTTCGCCTGCACATTGGGTTTCAGCGCCGGCGGTTGATTAGGTGAAACATTATTCACCGGGCTAACCACGACGCCGGGTTGATTCAGGTTGCCTTGTTGCGATGCCGGAGTCGTATTGGTGATGGGCTGTGACGGTTGCATTTGCGGAGTTGTCGGACTGCCCGCAACCTGTGATTGTTGCGCGTCAATCATATCCGCCAGATCGATGATTTGTTGAATGGATAATTGCGCGCTCGGGTCTTGCGCGTAACCGGAATTGATTGCAAAGTGGTCGTCTTCTTTAATATCGGCGCGGCGCAACACGTGCGGGGTCACGGTAATGACCACATCGTTTTGCGAATTCTTGGTATCGGGCGTTGAGAAGAATCGTCCGAGTATCGGAATCAATCCGATAACCGGTATGCCTTTGACCGTCTTGCTCTCTTCGTTTTGACTGACCCCGGCAATCAACGTCGGTTGCCCGTCCTTCACCCGCGCAAAGGATGACAACTGGCGCTGGCTGAAAATTGGCGTCAACGTGCTGGTGCTGGAATCCACCGAAGACGATTCAATCTTCATCTGCATCTGCACTTCGTCCTCGAAGACCTGCGGCTTCATATCAATGTTGAGACCGACGTTCTCGTATTGAATTTGCGGGATGCCGACGCCGAAAGCATTGATGAAACTGCTGTCGAGATTGTTTACGTTGGTGCCGTTTCTTCCGGTATTGGGCTGAGTGTAAGACGGCAGCGAGGCGGTCTGAATCGGAATTCTTCGACCAATTTTGATGCTTTGTTGTTCGCCGTCGAGAATGTGAACCTGAGTTGACGCCAAGAGTTTCGCTTTACCGCGACTCTGGAAGAAACTGATTTGGCTGGGCGCAAGTCCTAACGCAAAACCGAGAACATTGCTGTTTAAGAGGATATGGGTATTCGGTCTAAAAGGTGTATCGCCATTTTGTCCAAATCCGCCGAAGAAAGGAATCTGATTGCCGTTTTTATCTGCATTGCCAAATTGGTTACCAAACGCCGTCAGGTCATTGCGCGAAACTTCGTAAATGCTCACATCAATCAACACTTCGGCTTTGGCTTTATCGAGCGAAGAAATCATGCGTTCGATCATTTCAAGGTTTGCCGGGGTATCGCGAACCACCAGAGCATTGAGTTGTTTGATCGGGGTTGCAGATTTGGTTTGCAGGGCGCTTGACAGGGCGTTTTTCACCTGATCAACGTCTGCATATTTGATGTAAAACGTGCGCACCGCATAAGGCTCGTATTTCATTCTCGATTGCAAACCATCCATCGCAACCACGATGGTGCGGGTGTCCTGTTGCGAGTACATCAGATTGTTGGTCTTGAGAATCATTTCCAACGCTTTCGGATAAGTCACATTGCGAAGTTCAAGCGATTGGATGCGTTGATTGCGATATTGCGCGGCAACCTGTTGATCGAAAATAACGTTCAGGTTCATCGACTGGGCGATTTGTTCGATGGTTGATAAAAGCCCGGCATCACGCAAAATCACATTGGTCGGTTGAAATTTCCGGCTGCCGGTGGTTGGCACATTGACCGCTCTGGTGACCGTATTTTTGCCTGATGGTAAAACAACTTTCGAGGTATAGGATGCTTTGGTGTTGGGATTGTCATCATCCTGAGGTTTATATTGCGGTCCGGCTTTGTCATTTGTTGTTGGCAAATCGTTGGTCGGTAGCCCTTGCGCTTCAAGCATCCGGCGGGCTTTGATCAAAGCGAGTTCGTTGCCCGGGTCGTAGGCATAAGCCTGACGGTATGCCTGATAAGCCGCGTTAAAGTCCTTCTGGTCGGCAAGCTTATCGCCGCGTTCAACCAACTGAAACGCCGCATTCACCAGCGCCCGGCTGTAATAGGCGACGTATTCATAACTATCGGGTTTTTCAGAAGCGGCCAGAGCATACTCTTGAGCGGCTTTGTCCCATTGCCGCGCGGCTTCGGCTTTCTGTCCTTCTTTGAAATGTTTTTTGTGATCGGCAAACACCGCAAAGGGAACGCCAAGCGTAAAGACGAGCAATAGAACCCAAGCTCTTTGCATTTTTATGGAGCGCGTAAGCATCGTTAAACCTCAATGATTGATTTCGGGTCGCAACAGTTCACTTCTCGAATACCTTGTAAACGCCTTTGTGGGAGACGCCGTTTTCGATTAACAGCTTTCCGGTGCAACTTAAACAGGTCAGCTTTTCCCAATCAACCGACCGCCCTAAACAGGGTATAAGAGCATTCAAAATTTATTCGGGCAACCTAAACAGAAGATGCTTTATGTTATGCTATGTCCGTACATAAGACAATATAAAGATTGCTGTTTTGGCTCCGGGAACGGAAGCGATTCGTGACCTTCCGAAGGGTTTAAACCGCTGCCATTTCCTACAGTTTCAAAATATTTCGCTTTATTCGACAAACGTTACCCGATTGATTTCGTGCAGCGTGGTATTTCCCGCAAAAACTTTCGCTAATGCCGATTCGCGTAGCGACGTTAGACCTTCGGCGCGGGCGGCGCGGCGCACTTCCGAACCCGGTCGGCGTTCGAGAATAATTTCACGAATATTGTCGGTTACATCGAGCAATTCGTGAATCGCGCTTCTGCCGCGATAGCCTGTAAAATTGCAGACTTCGCAACCCACCGATTGATAAAACGGTTCATTGCGATAGCGTTCGGGACTGAGTCCCGATTCTGAAAGTTCCTGATCCGCCGGTTTATATCGGCGTTTGCAATGCACGCACAGTAAACGCACCAACCGTTGCGCCAGCACGCAGTTCAAAGAGGAAACGAAGTTATAGGGTTCAACCCCCATATTCAAAAATCGCCCGATGACGTCAATAACATTGTTGGCGTGAACCGTGGTGAAAACCAGGTGACCGGTGAGCGCCGATTGAATGGCGATTTGCGCCGTTTCATTATCGCGGATTTCACCGACCATGATTTTATCGGGGTCGTGACGCAGGATGGAACGCAAACCGCGCGCAAAGGTTAAGCCTTTCTTTTCATTGACGGGAATCTGCGTGATGCCCTGCAACTGATATTCGACAGGGTCTTCGATGGTGATGATTTTGTCTTCATCGTTTTTGATTTCATTCAAAGCGCCGTAAAGCGTCGTGGTTTTACCGGAACCCGTGGGACCGGTGACCAGCACCATGCCGTAAGGCTCGGCAATGAATTTGCGGAACTTGCGTAAATCATGCGGGTCAAAGCCGACGACTTCGAGATTGAGTTCGCGAAACGATTCGTTGATTTGTTCTTTGTCGAGAATACGAATGACGCAGTTTTCGCCGTGAATTGCCGGCATAATCGAAACACGAAAATCGATTTTGCGACCGCGCACCAGAATTCTAAACCTGCCGTCTTGGGGCACGCGGCGTTCGGCAATGTCCAATTCGGACATAACCTTGATGCGTTGAATGATGGTTTGATGATGTTGAATGTCAATCG
Coding sequences:
- a CDS encoding prepilin-type N-terminal cleavage/methylation domain-containing protein produces the protein MMTKATNSFLNLIVKNFSSNPQSAIRNPQLQQSAIRNPQSKGFTLLELIITITILSILTSVTIPLVRNSVKRERESELRLNLRQLRQAIDAYKRFAELNRNAIPIEWKTDSYYPKNLEILVEGFIPANTVGTTGNRIRFLRRLPIDPMTGKAEWGMKSYKDEPDSTSWGGEDVFDVYTTSDDTALNGTKYKDW
- a CDS encoding secretin N-terminal domain-containing protein; the protein is MQRAWVLLLVFTLGVPFAVFADHKKHFKEGQKAEAARQWDKAAQEYALAASEKPDSYEYVAYYSRALVNAAFQLVERGDKLADQKDFNAAYQAYRQAYAYDPGNELALIKARRMLEAQGLPTNDLPTTNDKAGPQYKPQDDDNPNTKASYTSKVVLPSGKNTVTRAVNVPTTGSRKFQPTNVILRDAGLLSTIEQIAQSMNLNVIFDQQVAAQYRNQRIQSLELRNVTYPKALEMILKTNNLMYSQQDTRTIVVAMDGLQSRMKYEPYAVRTFYIKYADVDQVKNALSSALQTKSATPIKQLNALVVRDTPANLEMIERMISSLDKAKAEVLIDVSIYEVSRNDLTAFGNQFGNADKNGNQIPFFGGFGQNGDTPFRPNTHILLNSNVLGFALGLAPSQISFFQSRGKAKLLASTQVHILDGEQQSIKIGRRIPIQTASLPSYTQPNTGRNGTNVNNLDSSFINAFGVGIPQIQYENVGLNIDMKPQVFEDEVQMQMKIESSSVDSSTSTLTPIFSQRQLSSFARVKDGQPTLIAGVSQNEESKTVKGIPVIGLIPILGRFFSTPDTKNSQNDVVITVTPHVLRRADIKEDDHFAINSGYAQDPSAQLSIQQIIDLADMIDAQQSQVAGSPTTPQMQPSQPITNTTPASQQGNLNQPGVVVSPVNNVSPNQPPALKPNVQAKPLDKVPPANDKGGNLNDDDDDDDDADTPQAGQAAGSSDQSPITVTVRSAGTLATRGQDLYVAINLSGNSTISSANLSLNFDPNILEVKSVRDGGLLRSGSGTPDIQFTADNGVLNVQMSRQGATAGVPARGMLLLLIFNVKGQGQSPLQLNEAQTFIRTGSGQVASLKFQSTQVEVR
- a CDS encoding GspE/PulE family protein; translated protein: MSQEEILAREKAKRYRLKYVDLRGEGAEEINYHLIHELPVDLMVRHSFVPFKRDGDVLYVAMADPTNFEVIDEIEGQLKVRLKPSVATLTAIEDALKRGDTSARILQDATAGFRADGMTLLRETEQGEEVLDLEKLTGEDEMSPIIKLVYTIVLNALERRASDIHIETRDNDVVVKYRIDGALYRAADPIDIQHHQTIIQRIKVMSELDIAERRVPQDGRFRILVRGRKIDFRVSIMPAIHGENCVIRILDKEQINESFRELNLEVVGFDPHDLRKFRKFIAEPYGMVLVTGPTGSGKTTTLYGALNEIKNDEDKIITIEDPVEYQLQGITQIPVNEKKGLTFARGLRSILRHDPDKIMVGEIRDNETAQIAIQSALTGHLVFTTVHANNVIDVIGRFLNMGVEPYNFVSSLNCVLAQRLVRLLCVHCKRRYKPADQELSESGLSPERYRNEPFYQSVGCEVCNFTGYRGRSAIHELLDVTDNIREIILERRPGSEVRRAARAEGLTSLRESALAKVFAGNTTLHEINRVTFVE